A genomic window from Candidatus Obscuribacter sp. includes:
- a CDS encoding response regulator transcription factor gives MKKLLIVDDEVDIVSSIQYVLNQEGFATLSAHDGLKAMQLYENERPDLVILDLMMPGIDGLEVCRRIRSVDKRTPILMLTARTSEIDTVVGLELGANDYIAKPVRLRELVARVKAHLRETPKVQDNAKGIKLGDLFIDMESRTVLVAEKPVELTFKEFELLLAMARQPNRVFSRDQLFAQVWGSDFLGESRTVDVHIRYLREKLESNPSQPKHILTVRGVGYRLVWD, from the coding sequence CGACGAAGTAGACATCGTCTCAAGTATTCAGTATGTCCTCAATCAGGAAGGGTTTGCTACATTAAGCGCCCACGACGGCTTAAAAGCCATGCAACTTTACGAAAACGAGCGCCCTGACCTCGTTATACTCGATTTGATGATGCCTGGCATTGATGGTCTGGAAGTGTGCCGACGGATACGCTCAGTGGACAAGCGCACTCCTATACTGATGCTTACCGCCCGTACATCGGAGATTGATACTGTTGTCGGGCTGGAGCTTGGCGCCAATGACTACATTGCCAAGCCGGTCCGTTTGCGTGAGCTTGTCGCCCGGGTCAAAGCGCATCTGCGCGAGACACCCAAGGTGCAGGACAATGCCAAAGGTATAAAACTCGGCGATCTCTTTATAGATATGGAGAGTCGCACTGTGCTTGTGGCCGAAAAGCCCGTGGAGCTTACTTTTAAAGAGTTTGAATTGCTTTTGGCCATGGCCAGGCAGCCCAATCGTGTCTTCAGCCGTGACCAGCTCTTTGCTCAGGTCTGGGGTTCGGACTTTTTGGGCGAGAGCCGCACCGTGGACGTACACATTAGATATCTGCGAGAAAAATTGGAGTCAAATCCCAGTCAGCCCAAACATATTTTGACTGTGCGCGGAGTCGGCTATCGCCTTGTCTGGGATTAA